The Catenuloplanes niger genome includes a window with the following:
- a CDS encoding fibronectin type III domain-containing protein: protein MRNSNLSRGSGLAGRRATAGFAAAFVGLAGALGGGLGNPVFAADAATLSGIILGVGADETQRIVTWYSSADTSQSIQLTPTARVKDGEFPADASSIAAIGGANVAASGGFNRHATITGLAEHTAYSYRVGAAGNWSPTYSFKTQDFEGDYDFLFYGDPQIGASGNLANDQAGWADTMKVSLAANPDAELLVSGGDQVETAGNEAQWSAFLAPDQLRQYPWAATIGNHDVGSKAYEQHMFTPNTDYSGRYYANGNPASNTSGGDYWFIYKDTLFIDLNSNSYATSQGGGGDEAHLQYVTETIRQHGAKAKWTVLVYHHAIYSPAAHAKDGDAKVRRNDFPTAFSTLGVDLVLQGHDHAYSRSYSIKNGVKENPDEQPNAAEVFPGPGGVIYVTSNSASGSKYYDITKPDASGTNGPDPLKPENYWYNSVQSQEKVRSYTKVKVRNDELVVETVRSQAKGDAPVGSLVDSVTVRPYHGDNQQIQVNVPTAAPGEFGWTIDGYNGLVDLGTAREVDTTYFAASGQINPILVTDTRRSLAPWSISAGVGDFVDGDKSFSGAYLGWAPKVITAGAGAVAGPVAPSAYTAGGDGLSVSRGLASAAQGHERGSAKVGADLDLRIPGEVDKGSYRTTLTITALSS from the coding sequence ATGAGAAACAGCAACCTCTCGCGGGGCTCCGGCCTCGCGGGGCGCCGGGCGACCGCAGGGTTCGCCGCGGCGTTCGTGGGCCTCGCCGGGGCCCTCGGCGGCGGACTCGGCAACCCCGTGTTCGCGGCCGACGCCGCCACGCTGAGCGGCATCATCCTCGGGGTGGGTGCGGACGAGACCCAGCGCATCGTGACCTGGTACTCGTCCGCGGACACGTCGCAGTCCATCCAGCTCACGCCGACCGCGCGGGTGAAGGACGGCGAGTTCCCGGCGGATGCGTCGTCGATCGCGGCGATCGGTGGAGCGAACGTCGCGGCCAGCGGCGGCTTCAACCGGCACGCGACGATCACCGGGCTCGCGGAGCACACCGCGTACTCGTACCGGGTCGGTGCGGCGGGGAACTGGTCCCCGACGTACTCGTTCAAGACGCAGGACTTCGAGGGCGACTACGACTTCCTGTTCTACGGCGACCCGCAGATCGGGGCGTCCGGCAACCTGGCCAACGACCAGGCCGGCTGGGCGGACACGATGAAGGTGTCGCTGGCCGCCAACCCGGACGCCGAACTTCTGGTGTCCGGCGGCGACCAGGTCGAGACCGCGGGCAACGAGGCGCAGTGGTCGGCGTTCCTCGCGCCGGACCAGCTGCGTCAGTACCCGTGGGCCGCCACCATCGGCAACCACGACGTCGGCTCCAAGGCGTACGAGCAGCACATGTTCACCCCGAACACGGACTACTCGGGCAGGTACTACGCCAACGGCAACCCGGCGTCGAACACCTCCGGTGGCGACTACTGGTTCATCTACAAGGACACGCTGTTCATCGACCTGAACAGCAACTCCTACGCCACCTCGCAGGGCGGCGGCGGCGACGAGGCGCACCTGCAGTACGTGACCGAGACGATCCGGCAGCACGGCGCCAAGGCGAAGTGGACGGTGCTGGTCTACCACCACGCCATCTACTCGCCCGCGGCGCACGCCAAGGACGGCGACGCCAAGGTCCGGCGGAACGACTTCCCGACCGCCTTCTCCACGCTCGGCGTCGACCTGGTGCTCCAGGGCCACGACCACGCGTACTCGCGCAGCTACTCGATCAAGAACGGCGTCAAGGAGAACCCCGACGAGCAGCCGAACGCGGCCGAGGTCTTCCCCGGCCCCGGTGGTGTCATCTACGTGACCTCGAACTCGGCCTCGGGCTCGAAGTACTACGACATCACCAAGCCGGACGCGAGCGGCACCAACGGGCCGGACCCGCTGAAGCCGGAGAACTACTGGTACAACTCGGTCCAGAGCCAGGAGAAGGTGCGCAGCTACACCAAGGTGAAGGTGCGCAACGACGAACTGGTCGTCGAGACCGTGCGCAGCCAGGCCAAGGGCGACGCGCCGGTCGGCTCGCTGGTCGACTCCGTGACGGTCCGCCCGTACCACGGTGACAACCAGCAGATCCAGGTCAACGTGCCGACGGCGGCGCCCGGCGAGTTCGGGTGGACGATCGACGGCTACAACGGCCTGGTCGACCTGGGTACGGCGCGGGAGGTCGACACGACCTACTTCGCGGCGTCCGGCCAGATCAACCCGATCCTGGTCACGGACACGCGTCGCTCGCTGGCGCCGTGGTCGATCTCGGCCGGCGTGGGCGACTTCGTGGACGGCGACAAGTCGTTCTCGGGTGCCTACCTCGGCTGGGCGCCGAAGGTGATCACCGCCGGCGCGGGGGCCGTGGCCGGGCCGGTGGCGCCGTCCGCGTACACCGCCGGTGGTGACGGCCTGTCCGTCTCGCGCGGACTGGCCTCGGCCGCGCAGGGTCACGAGCGTGGCTCCGCGAAGGTCGGCGCCGACCTGGACCTGAGGATCCCGGGCGAGGTCGACAAGGGCTCGTACCGCACCACCCTGACGATCACCGCGCTGAGCAGCTGA